The Brachyspira hyodysenteriae ATCC 27164 genome includes a window with the following:
- a CDS encoding MATE family efflux transporter produces the protein MDMLKTDVKKIFFKYLSASFGSALIAAIYSIVDVAMVGQYEGDNGAAALAVFAPIWNVIYGIGLLFGIGGSVLFSKAKGSGEYDKQNNFFTASFIALSAVIFIVWILSLIFEDNILYFFGADEVLLNLAKRYFLPIKIILPLFAYSQFFAAFLRNDNAPMKATLGVMAGGIFNVFGDYFFVFICDMGIFGAGLATAIGQVITASILISHLFTKKNTLKFQKVNGVFSLSKNIASIGFSTFFIDIAMGILALMFNRQIMKYFGTSALAVYSVIININILVQSSAYAIGQAAQPIISTNLGAGKMERIKSAVKCSIFSALVLSIVYTLFTYFNTDFLMKAFMKPSEEALSISKNIMRAYFISFLILPFNVYATYYFQAIMKPSSSFIIAVLRGLIVSGILIFIMPLIFVKDSIWYVMPITEVITFIIAMVFFMKYRTIYSK, from the coding sequence ATGGATATGCTAAAAACAGATGTAAAAAAAATATTTTTTAAATATTTATCTGCTAGTTTTGGAAGTGCATTGATAGCCGCTATTTATTCTATAGTTGATGTTGCTATGGTTGGACAATATGAGGGGGATAATGGAGCTGCTGCTTTGGCTGTATTTGCTCCTATATGGAATGTAATATATGGTATAGGACTCCTTTTTGGTATAGGAGGCTCTGTACTTTTCAGTAAAGCAAAAGGCTCCGGAGAGTATGATAAACAAAATAATTTCTTTACTGCTTCTTTTATAGCTTTATCTGCTGTCATATTCATAGTTTGGATATTATCATTAATATTTGAAGATAATATACTTTATTTTTTCGGTGCTGATGAAGTTCTTTTAAATTTAGCTAAAAGATACTTTCTTCCTATAAAAATTATTCTTCCTTTATTTGCTTACAGTCAGTTTTTTGCTGCATTTCTTAGAAACGATAATGCACCTATGAAAGCCACTTTAGGAGTTATGGCAGGAGGTATTTTCAATGTATTCGGTGATTATTTCTTTGTATTTATATGCGATATGGGTATATTTGGTGCAGGGCTTGCAACAGCTATAGGACAAGTGATTACTGCTTCTATATTGATATCTCATTTATTCACTAAAAAAAATACTTTGAAATTTCAAAAAGTTAATGGAGTATTTTCATTATCAAAGAATATTGCCTCTATTGGTTTTTCTACATTCTTTATAGATATAGCGATGGGAATATTAGCTTTAATGTTTAATAGGCAGATAATGAAATATTTCGGAACATCAGCTTTGGCAGTTTATTCTGTAATAATAAATATTAATATATTAGTTCAGTCATCGGCTTATGCAATAGGGCAGGCAGCTCAGCCTATAATATCAACAAATCTAGGTGCTGGTAAAATGGAGAGAATAAAATCAGCAGTAAAATGCAGTATATTTTCAGCTTTGGTTCTTAGCATAGTATATACTTTGTTTACATACTTTAATACAGATTTTTTAATGAAAGCATTTATGAAGCCTTCAGAAGAAGCTTTGTCTATATCAAAAAATATTATGAGAGCCTATTTTATATCATTTTTAATACTGCCTTTCAATGTATATGCTACTTACTATTTTCAGGCAATAATGAAGCCTTCATCTTCTTTTATAATTGCTGTATTAAGAGGACTTATAGTAAGTGGTATTTTAATATTTATAATGCCTTTAATATTTGTAAAAGATAGCATTTGGTATGTCATGCCTATTACAGAAGTTATAACTTTTATTATTGCTATGGTATTTTTTATGAAATACAGAACTATATATTCAAAATAG
- the hdhA gene encoding 7alpha-hydroxysteroid dehydrogenase codes for MKLLDKKIALVTSSTRGIGLACSKKLAENGAKVYLAVRRLDAGKEVANDIIKNGGEADVVYFDATKEETFTSMIEDVIKKENRIDILVNNFGTTDTSKDFDLVNGDTEAFFKIVNENLKSVYLPSKAAVKQMIKTGGGSIINISSVGGIFPDMSRLAYGISKSAINFLTKNIAVQYARNNIRCNAVLPGFVATDAAMESMSEEFLKSFLKNVPLNRPASPEDIANAVLFFASDNSSFITGETMPVAGGFGLPSPMYSQYMDMGGKKG; via the coding sequence ATGAAACTTTTAGATAAAAAAATAGCATTAGTAACATCATCTACAAGGGGTATAGGTTTAGCATGCTCAAAGAAGCTTGCAGAAAATGGTGCAAAAGTTTATTTAGCTGTAAGAAGACTTGATGCAGGAAAAGAAGTGGCAAATGATATAATAAAAAACGGAGGAGAAGCTGATGTTGTATATTTTGATGCCACTAAAGAAGAAACATTTACTTCTATGATTGAAGATGTTATAAAAAAAGAAAATAGAATAGATATACTTGTAAATAATTTCGGTACTACTGATACTAGCAAAGATTTTGATTTGGTTAATGGTGACACTGAAGCCTTTTTTAAAATAGTTAACGAAAACTTAAAGAGTGTTTATCTTCCTTCAAAGGCTGCTGTTAAGCAAATGATTAAAACAGGAGGCGGAAGCATAATAAATATATCATCAGTAGGAGGCATTTTTCCTGATATGTCAAGATTGGCTTATGGCATATCAAAGTCAGCAATAAATTTCCTCACAAAAAACATTGCAGTACAGTATGCTAGAAACAATATAAGATGCAATGCTGTGTTACCCGGCTTTGTGGCAACAGATGCAGCAATGGAAAGTATGTCAGAAGAATTTTTAAAATCATTTTTGAAGAATGTACCATTAAACAGACCTGCATCACCTGAAGATATAGCTAATGCAGTACTGTTTTTTGCAAGCGATAATTCATCTTTTATAACAGGTGAAACTATGCCTGTAGCAGGAGGTTTTGGACTTCCTTCACCTATGTACAGTCAGTATATGGATATGGGAGGAAAAAAAGGTTAA
- a CDS encoding FtsB family cell division protein, producing the protein MYFNVRISSKIFYGIILVGIAFMVYVFVFSPKGFLTLDAKKVIIESKKKKVEELNRRKIQISNNIERLKTDKEYILSYAKTFGYLDGSKNEKIIKIIKNDEETKNTQSVLSSSIKENDNYLNIRGALILALMIALCFITYLLLINKNLLPKLKKKKIITSKG; encoded by the coding sequence ATGTATTTCAATGTGAGAATCAGCTCTAAAATATTCTATGGTATCATATTAGTTGGAATAGCTTTTATGGTATATGTATTTGTTTTTAGTCCTAAAGGTTTTCTTACATTAGATGCTAAAAAAGTTATTATAGAAAGTAAAAAAAAGAAAGTTGAAGAATTAAATAGAAGAAAAATTCAAATATCAAATAATATAGAAAGACTCAAAACAGATAAAGAATATATACTATCTTATGCAAAGACATTCGGATATTTAGACGGCAGTAAAAATGAGAAAATTATAAAGATTATAAAAAATGATGAGGAAACAAAAAATACTCAATCCGTATTATCATCATCAATAAAAGAAAATGACAATTACCTTAATATAAGGGGAGCTTTAATATTAGCATTGATGATAGCTCTATGTTTCATAACTTATTTACTTCTTATAAATAAAAATTTACTTCCAAAATTAAAAAAGAAAAAGATAATCACTTCCAAAGGTTAA